DNA from Prosthecochloris marina:
AATCCACATTAGCGGTCCAGGAAAGTGCTCGGATCAAAATATCTAAATTTTAATCATGCATCTTCATCACTGGCTGGACTCTGACTGAAGACACAAAAAGTACTGTAAAAAACCCTTGGTCGAAAAACAAACTCTTTTTTCAACGCAAACAGGAAACCATGAAAATCAGCATAGGGCTCAAACTCCGGCAGGGCCCGTGGGGCGGAGGCAACCAGTTTGCAACCTCCCTGACGAATTACCTCAGCAAGAAGGGCATAAAGGTTGTACACGATCTTTCGGAACGGGATATCGATATAATTCTGCTGGCTGAACCCAGAAAAACCTCTCGCTCGTCCACCTTCACGGATAGCGAAATCCTGGATTATCTTCGGTATGTGCATCCTGAAGCGCTGGTTGCGCACAGGATCAACGAATGCGATGAGCGCAAGGGAACAGATAGTGTCAATAACCTCCTTGTCGACGCTAACAACTGCGCTGACCATACCATATTCATCAGCAGCTGGCTAAAGGATAATTTCTCCGTCCGGGGAATAACCACTGAACGTTCCTCCGTGATACTGAACGGGGGAGACAAAAAAATCTTCAACGCCGAAGGGTTTTCCCCTTGGAACCGCCACGAATCACTGAAAATCGTGACCCATCACTGGGGAGACAACTGGTTAAAAGGGTTCGACATCTACCGTCAGCTCGACGACATGCTCGAACGGCCTGAATGGAAAGAGCGTATCAACTTTACCTACATAGGGCGAACCCCGGAGGATTTCTCGTTCAGAAACACGCAACACATTAAACCCCTGAGCGGAACAGCGCTTGCATCCGAACTGCGCAACCATCACCTCTATGTCACAGCATCAAGAAACGAACCGGCAGGCATGCATCATATCGAAGGCGCAATGTGCGGTATGCCACTACTCTATATCGAAAGCGGAGCGCTTCCGGAATACTGTCGGGGATTCGGTATTTCCTTCATCCCGGAAACGTTCAGTTCCGCTCTGGAAAAGATGATGGAAACCTACGAATACTGGTTCAGGGAAATGTCCCGCTATCCGCACACAGCCGATAAAATGTGCACAGCGTACTATGACCTTTTCCTCGACATGATGGCGAGAAAAAAGGAAATCCTTGCCGCACGCAAAAAACAACCTAAGCCCAGCCTGTCAGAAACCGCATTATTCAAAATGGCAATGCTCAGGAAACAATTTCGCAGTTTCCGCAAGAACATACTCAAAGGAAAGAAAAGTCAATGAACCATGCATCTCACCCTCTTCTTCACTTACAAGGCCTCGCTTGAACGATGGCAGAATATCGGAATGCTCGAGCGTGAAGTCGCACTCTATAAAAACTACCAGGCAAAAGGCATTGATGTAAGTTTCGTTACCTATGGCAAAAACGATCATCTCCTTTTCAAGGACCGACTTCCTGGCATAGATATCCTCTGCAACGAAAAAAGACTTTCAACGAAACTGTATACCGCACTAATACCTCTCCTGCATGCCCGCAAACTCCGCGACACAGATATTATAAAAACGAACCAAACACCTGGCGGTTTAGTCGCATTACGGTCAGCGAGTCTTTTCAAAAAACCGCTGCTTGCCCGAAGCGGATACTTGCATTCCGAATTCACCGCCAACCGATACGGAAAAAATTCACGACAAGCCATCAAAGCACTGAATGAGGAAACCCGGCTTTATACATTGGCCTCTCGAATAGAGATAACAACCCCAGCAATGCGGCAAAGCATCGTATCACGACTGCCCGATGCTGAACACAAGACCACTGTCATCCCGAATTATGTCGACACCAAGATCTTTACCCCAAGAAAAACTCAATGCGATATCGACCTGCTGTTCATAGGCAGACTCATATTGCAGAAAAACATCTTTGCCTTGCTTGAAGCCCTCGAGGGACTTGATTTTCGAACGGTCATCATAGGGAGTGGGCCTTTGGAGCAAAAGCTCAAAGTGAAAGCCAATGATCTCGGGATCGACGTTACCTGGAAAAGCAACGTTCCGAATCACGATCTTCCGGACTATCTCAACAGATCAAAAATATTCATTCTCCCTTCCTTATATGAAGGTCACCCAAAAACGCTTATCGAGGCAATGGCATGCGGGGTTCCAATCATCGGTGCAGATAGTCCAGGAATCAGAGAAATCATAAGTGATGGAGAAACGGCTTGTCTTTGTGGAACGGAACCTGAAAGCATACGAAGAGCTATAAAAAAGCTGGCTGCCTCTGAACCACTTCGCAATACCCTCAGTCAAAACTCAAGAAAATTTGTCACTGCAAATTATTCGATTGAAAACATTTTTGAGAGAGAACACCAATTGTTGCAGGAGATTTTGTCTGAAGACTGATCACTCCTTTTAAAACCTCAGCAAATCCCTTCAACCAGGGATTCATTCAAGCCATCTTGCGAGTTAAAAATGAACGCCTCCGCGCCGATGTTGATGATTGGGAAGATCGACGCCAGCACGTAGACGAAGGTTCGTCATAGAGCATCGGAGAACGGAAGTCCGCTGACAATGAAATCAGCGTGCTTATCCGAAAACACAAAAACAAAAAGATTTGAATGCCACCCTTTCTTAGGCAGGGTTTGCAAGATTCTGTTTGAAATGCCTAATTAAAACTGTCATTAACCTATTTGCATAAAAGCATTTACTCTCAGAATACCTCACATGCTCAGTTCAAAAAAAATAGAATGGCTGACACATTGCACAAAAGAACACTTGAACGGCTTTAAAAAAGAAAAACGAATTTTTCTCAAAAGACTTCACTATCCCCTAGACCTTCGTCACCCAAAAACATTCAACGAAAAGATCATATGGAAAAAAGTATATGACAGAAACCCGCTTCTACCGATAACGGCTGACAAGTACAGAGTCAGAGAGTACATCCGTCATGTTCTTGGGAAAAAACAAGCTGCAAATATTCTCATTCCACTCTATGCAACTAGCACCAATCCAGACACAATTGACTTCAGGGCACTTCCAGAAAGTTATATCATAAAAACCAATCACGCTTCGCAGACAAATATATTCGTTCAAAAGAATGGTTCAGTCGATGTAACTGACATAAAAGACCGATTAAAAAAATGGCTTAAAAAACCTTACGGCCTCTTTAATCATGAATGGTCATATATCGATATAAAACCTATGATCATTATAGAAAAACTACTCACCGACAATGCAAACAAACTTCCTATCGATTTCAAGTTTTTCATTTTTCACGGTAAATGCCATTACATCTTTGTTTATACAAACAGAAAAGAAAAAATATCCTGCAGCATCTTTGACACCGCCTGGCAAAAACAGTCTATCACATGGAAAAACTCTGTTGGGCCAAAAGTTGAAAAGCCTGATAATCTTGCAGAAATGATAGAAATAGCTGAAACACTGTCATCACCGTTTGACTTTGTTCGTGTAGACCTCTATTCTTTCGAAGACAGCATATACTTCAGTGAATTAACTCATTACCCCGCATCTGGACATATGGAAATGCAACCAAGAGAATTCGATATAAGTCTTGGAAAATTATGGAAACTGGAACGCAATTACTGGAAAAAGAAAAACCATCTTACTCGACAAATCATAAAAGAATTATAAATTCAGTAAAAATTCATCAATATTTATACATTTGACCCCATCAACCCCATTGAAGTGATAAGTTTTTTCATCACAGTCACGAGACTCATTATAAAACACAGAAGAACAAATTTTACCTTTGGAATATGAAAAAAAAGGATTGTTCATCAAAAAATGTCGTATACCGTTTGAATCACGAAAAATTTTAAGGATGAAAGCATAATTATTGGAGCAGCTCAGTACTCCGCCCCATTTTTTTTTATACTGAAAAAGCCCATCCCGTAAAAAAGCCCTTGCAAGCCCAAGATATAAGGATTGATAACCTTTAGAAAACAGATATTCAGCAGAAAAATAATATGTTGCTGCAATACCACCTGTTTTCCACAAAGACAAATCTCCATTTTTCAACCCGTTCCGCCATAAGTATGGCCCCCCTTGATCGTAGCGCAAAAGAGCTCCTGAAATGTCATCAGCTCCGTCATTAACAAGAAGCAGTTCACATTCATAATCCTTCCACTGCCAGATCTCTTCATCGATATTTTTTTCAGGATACCTTTTTTTCACAGTCGGCACCCAGAAATCATCCAAAAACTTCTCTATATGCTTTTTTGAACTGGTTACCCGATAGCTAAGATTATTTTTTATTATAGTCCGGACATCGCTTTTAACCGACTCATTACCTAAAGATAGTGGAAGTGATACAGTTTGACCTATCCAGAGCGGAAGTTGAAATTCATTTTTTTTAATCGAAACAGATTTATCTCTTTTATACTGAAACAGCATCAAATCGCATCCAAAAATATTTGAACGAGCCACCAGCATAAAAAACCACAAAGTGAATTTTCCTTGTAACAAAATT
Protein-coding regions in this window:
- a CDS encoding glycosyltransferase family 4 protein encodes the protein MHLTLFFTYKASLERWQNIGMLEREVALYKNYQAKGIDVSFVTYGKNDHLLFKDRLPGIDILCNEKRLSTKLYTALIPLLHARKLRDTDIIKTNQTPGGLVALRSASLFKKPLLARSGYLHSEFTANRYGKNSRQAIKALNEETRLYTLASRIEITTPAMRQSIVSRLPDAEHKTTVIPNYVDTKIFTPRKTQCDIDLLFIGRLILQKNIFALLEALEGLDFRTVIIGSGPLEQKLKVKANDLGIDVTWKSNVPNHDLPDYLNRSKIFILPSLYEGHPKTLIEAMACGVPIIGADSPGIREIISDGETACLCGTEPESIRRAIKKLAASEPLRNTLSQNSRKFVTANYSIENIFEREHQLLQEILSED
- a CDS encoding ATP-grasp fold amidoligase family protein codes for the protein MLSSKKIEWLTHCTKEHLNGFKKEKRIFLKRLHYPLDLRHPKTFNEKIIWKKVYDRNPLLPITADKYRVREYIRHVLGKKQAANILIPLYATSTNPDTIDFRALPESYIIKTNHASQTNIFVQKNGSVDVTDIKDRLKKWLKKPYGLFNHEWSYIDIKPMIIIEKLLTDNANKLPIDFKFFIFHGKCHYIFVYTNRKEKISCSIFDTAWQKQSITWKNSVGPKVEKPDNLAEMIEIAETLSSPFDFVRVDLYSFEDSIYFSELTHYPASGHMEMQPREFDISLGKLWKLERNYWKKKNHLTRQIIKEL